In Myxocyprinus asiaticus isolate MX2 ecotype Aquarium Trade chromosome 32, UBuf_Myxa_2, whole genome shotgun sequence, one genomic interval encodes:
- the si:ch211-141o9.10 gene encoding probable endonuclease 4, with product MDPRRKGEKKRKLEEVTETKELQHSDEETSSSIRVEEMALKRKIKENKKYIGAHVSISGGIWKAVEASVALGGHAFALFLGSQRSWSRPALDPAAAVKFQEACVLHGFDPTHILPHGSYLMNCGSPKEDVFSKSQAMLVDELSRCSALGLSQFNFHPGASMESSPEQCMQKIAQAINYAHQQTPAVITVLENMSGQGSTVGGQFSELKSIIDQVRDKTRVGVCLDTCHAFAAGYDISPAGGVKNMLDEFDCVVGLHHLKAVHLNDSKGKLGCHLDRHEDIGHGQIGITAFREIVNEPRLDNIPLILETPGRPGFEYAEQIDLLYSLCGKK from the exons ATGGACCCACGAAGGAAAGGCGAGAAGAAAAGAAAGCTTGAGGAGGTTACCGAAACAAAGGAGCTTCAACATTCTGATGAAGAAACATCAAGCAGCATAAGAGTAGAAGAAATGGCACTGAAAAGGAagataaaggaaaacaaaaaatacataggAGCTCATGTCTCAATATCAG GAGGAATATGGAAAGCAGTTGAAGCAAGTGTGGCCTTAGGAGGTCATGCTTTTGCCCTTTTCTTGGGCTCCCAGCGCTCCTGGTCCAGACCCGCCCTCGATCCAGCTGCTGCAGTTAAATTTCAGGAAGCCTGTGTTCTTCATGGCTTCGATCCGACGCACATCCTGCCACATGGATCTTATTTGATGAACTGTGGCTCCCCCAAAGAAG ATGTGTTCAGTAAGAGCCAGGCCATGCTTGTGGATGAGCTGAGTCGCTGCAGTGCACTGGGCCTTAGCCAGTTTAACTTTCACCCTGGGGCTTCTATGGAATCCAGCCCTGAGCAGTGCATGCAGAAAATTGCCCAAGCTATTAACTATGCGCACCAGCAAACCCCTGCCGTCATTACAG TGCTTGAAAATATGAGTGGTCAGGGCAGCACTGTAGGTGGGCAGTTTAGTGAACTGAAAAGCATAATAGACCAGGTCCGTGACAAGACACGTGTCGGAGTGTGTCTGGACACTTGCCATGCTTTTGCAGCAG GTTATGACATTTCACCAGCTGGGGGAGTGAAGAATATGCTTGATGAATTTGATTGCGTGGTTGGATTGCATCATTTGAAAGCAGTTCATCTAAATGACTCTAAAG GAAAATTAGGCTGCCATCTGGATCGCCATGAAGACATTGGGCATGGCCAAATAGGTATTACTGCTTTCCGAGAAATTGTAAATGAGCCTCGACTGGATAATATCCCTCTGATTCTAGAAACACCCGGCCG CCCAGGATTTGAGTATGCTGAACAGATAGACCTCCTTTACTCCCTTTGTGGAAAAAAGTGA